The Cloeon dipterum chromosome 3, ieCloDipt1.1, whole genome shotgun sequence genome includes a region encoding these proteins:
- the MED17 gene encoding mediator of RNA polymerase II transcription subunit 17, with the protein MSAYSVNISVEAPVENQIQEITYDGQEIYTPPLTMSEHLTKLAQKIDFAKCGPEELNKEITEIDKNEDEAEQSTAPPLWPWDSVRNKLRNALTEVSVLADVLSIAKEKHYMVLDPVPQEPPELKPMVQVYARKKALAGAASVLLSGADRLKNLQAEALRNRTTPDFHIELLRLRQNFRLKKVSNSIVGDLSYRTAGSKFAQNGTFEVTKAEEDGDSPLSPPCSPNASLSNKPTSALRVTVPSELQGVAFIKVFFQKDQDSLTAAQLNLPSSSTANAIPDMYWQPKLEAAQNVLFCKELFNQLAKDAVQLQSPIPHIVVGNQIIASVLPGIQLVIGLCHSGVSTDGKTAVVPPSSNGHDHVLEHSLHQLLRELHHKNTHHPFPHPSSGPIGPSKRRRLAGPCAVDREELMQMTQSETMLEQVIKQAQHINLRDRTLFVLDRLAKDIKDPLITSHWNALNSPTQSCVKINIVAHMYDTICRTSLLIHVNETTLKCITRDGRVIHMSYESQELRDFIMCQVYLHQMTAVQNLAKCMGWQCLANSAQLGVGAVEPFGNASSCVLASPTGERLISVRCEPKSGVHVTIAQSPRKDFFPGQLVKERKWENLGGSFKEVRWDKMEGKNFLNKMELLMASLTSS; encoded by the exons ATGTCGGCGTATTCTGTTAATATTTCTGTGGAGGCGCCAGTGGAAAACCAAATTCAGGAGATCACCTACGATGGACAAGAAATTTACACTCC GCCTCTTACTATGTCAGAACACCTGACGAAATTGGcacagaaaattgattttgccaaATGCGGGCCGGAGGAGCTGAACAAAGAAATCACTGAAATAGACAAAAACGAAGATGAGGCAGAGCAGTCGACGGCACCTCCACTCTGGCCGTGGGATTCTGTCAGGAATAAACTTAGAAATGCACTGACTGAAGTGTCCGTCTTGGCCGATGTTCTGTCGATTGCCAAGGAAAAGCACTACATGGTGCTGGACCCTGTTCCTCAGGAACCGCCAGAGCTGAAGCCAATGGTGCAAGTTTATGCTAGGAAGAAAGCTCTCGCTGGCGCTGCCTCGGTATTGCTCTCAGGTGCCGATCGCCTCAAGAACTTGCAGGCAGAGGCACTGAGGAACAGAACAACACCGGATTTTCACATTGAACTGCTCCGATTACGTCAGAACTTCAGACTAAAAAAAGTTTCGAATTCTATTGTAGGCGATTTAAGCTATAGAACAG cTGGTTCCAAATTTGCGCAAAATGGAACGTTTGAAGTTACAAAGGCTGAGGAGGATGGAGATAGTCCTCTCAGTCCACCATGTTCTCCCAACGCTAGTTTGTCCAATAAACCGACCTCTGCGTTAAGGGTGACAGTTCCAAGTGAACTGCAAGGAGTAGCTTTCATAAAAGTCTTCTTCCAAAaag ATCAAGATTCATTGACAGCCGCTCAGCTAAATTTGCCCTCGTCAAGCACTGCCAACGCGATTCCTGACATGTACTGGCAGCCTAAACTTGAAGCAGCGCagaatgttttgttttgcaaggAACTCTTCAACCAGCTAGCCAAGGATGCTGTGCAGCTGCAGTCTCCCATTCCTCATATTGTCGttggaaatcaaattattgcaTCA GTTTTGCCTGGTATCCAACTGGTCATCGGTTTGTGCCATAGCGGTGTTTCCACAGACGGAAAAACCGCTGTCGTCCCTCCCTCAAGCAACGGGCATGACCACGTCTTGGAGCACTCTCTGCACCAGCTGTTGAGGGAGCTGCACCACAAGAACACCCACCACCCCTTTCCGCATCCGTCATCAGGTCCAATCGGACCGAGCAAAAGGCGCCGCCTCGCCGGGCCTTGCGCCGTGGACCGCGAGGAGCTCATGCAAATGACCCAGTCAGAGACAATGCTTGAAcaa GTCATCAAGCAAGCGCAGCACATCAACCTCCGCGACCGGACCCTCTTTGTTCTCGATCGGCTCGCCAAGGATATCAAAGATCCTCTCATCACATCTCATTGGAATGCACTCAACTCTCCCACGCAGTCGTGCGTGAAAATTAACATAGTTGCCCACATGTACGACACGATTTGCCGCACATCCCTTCTCATCCACGTGAACGAAACCACCCTCAAGTGCATCACTCGCGATGGCAGAGTGATTCACATGTCGTACGAATCTCAGGAGTTGCGGGACTTCATCATGTGTCAG GTTTATCTACACCAAATGACCGCCGTGCAGAACCTGGCAAAGTGCATGGGCTGGCAGTGCTTGGCCAACAGCGCGCAGCTCGGCGTGGGCGCCGTTGAGCCATTTGGCAACGCGAGCAGCTGCGTCCTCGCGTCGCCAACAGGAGAGAG GCTCATCTCTGTCCGCTGCGAACCGAAGTCTGGAGTACATGTCACGATTGCGCAGTCGCCAAGAAAAGATTTCTTTCCAGGGCAGTTGGTCAAGGAGCGGAAATGGGAGAATCTCGGTGGCAGTTTCAAAGAAGTGAGATGGGACAAAATGGAAGGGAAAAATTTTCTGAACAAAATGGAGCTGTTAATGGCTAGCTTGA